A part of Synechococcus sp. KORDI-49 genomic DNA contains:
- the rsfS gene encoding ribosome silencing factor codes for MDSEQLAELAADACDDRKATDIRLIRVDEVSSLADWLVIAGGQSDVQVRAIARSVEDRLETEAERLPLRKEGLNEGRWALLDYGELIVHVLMPDERGYYDLEAFWSHGETRVFLGSPQDVPAGS; via the coding sequence ATGGATAGTGAACAGCTTGCCGAGCTCGCTGCGGATGCCTGTGACGACCGCAAGGCCACGGACATCCGTCTGATCCGAGTCGACGAGGTTTCAAGCCTGGCCGACTGGCTGGTGATCGCAGGGGGACAGTCGGATGTGCAGGTGCGGGCGATCGCTCGCTCGGTCGAGGACCGGCTGGAGACCGAAGCGGAGCGACTCCCGCTGCGAAAGGAAGGTTTGAATGAGGGGCGATGGGCGCTGCTCGATTACGGCGAACTCATCGTTCATGTGCTCATGCCCGATGAGCGGGGGTATTACGACCTCGAGGCCTTCTGGAGCCACGGCGAGACCCGGGTGTTTCTAGGTTCGCCGCAGGATGTTCCTGCGGGGTCATGA
- a CDS encoding DUF3318 domain-containing protein: MSELQRLKGLLPPEMQSWVFVESAAAVDPPLITLEEIGRDEVEIQVDLEKWDSMALDHRNLLFWHEVGRIQNDTIPRDGWEMAALAIGLGGAIGELWVQDGLLLLMALGLSGFAGYRLYLKNNSEKRLQDAITADERAIDLACRFGYSVPNAYRSLGGALKELVEQTRKKRRRSFYEDRLEALRKSASKARAEMAQQEGSRSSVTSENVYG; encoded by the coding sequence ATGAGTGAGCTCCAGCGCCTCAAGGGGCTGCTGCCACCGGAAATGCAGAGCTGGGTGTTCGTCGAGTCTGCTGCCGCTGTGGACCCGCCGCTGATCACCCTTGAAGAGATCGGCCGCGATGAGGTCGAGATCCAGGTGGATCTTGAAAAGTGGGACAGCATGGCTCTCGATCACCGAAACCTGCTCTTCTGGCATGAGGTCGGTCGCATTCAGAACGACACGATCCCCAGGGATGGCTGGGAGATGGCTGCCCTCGCCATCGGTTTGGGTGGTGCCATCGGCGAACTCTGGGTTCAGGACGGCCTTCTGCTGTTGATGGCCCTGGGGCTCTCGGGTTTCGCCGGTTACCGCCTCTACCTCAAGAACAATTCCGAGAAGCGTCTGCAGGATGCGATCACCGCAGACGAGCGGGCCATCGACCTTGCCTGCCGATTCGGATACAGCGTTCCGAACGCCTACCGCAGTCTGGGTGGTGCGCTGAAGGAGCTGGTGGAACAGACCCGCAAGAAGCGCCGTCGCAGCTTCTATGAAGATCGCCTGGAGGCGCTGCGTAAGAGTGCCAGCAAGGCGCGTGCCGAGATGGCGCAGCAGGAGGGATCCCGCAGTTCCGTCACCAGCGAAAACGTCTATGGATAG
- the carB gene encoding carbamoyl-phosphate synthase large subunit, translated as MPRRTDLQRILLLGSGPIVIGQACEFDYSGTQACKALRAEGYQVILVNSNPASIMTDPEMADRTYIEPLTPDLVTQVIERERPDALLPTMGGQTALNLAVSLAENGTLERFGVELIGADLQAIQKAEDRLLFKQAMERIGVRVCPSGIASSLEEAEAVGAAIGSFPRIIRPAFTLGGSGGGIAYNPEEYAAICKSGLEASPVSQILIEQSLLGWKEFELEVMRDLADNVVIVCSIENLDPMGVHTGDSITVAPAQTLTDREYQRLRDQSIAIIREIGVATGGSNIQFAVNPVNGDVVVIEMNPRVSRSSALASKATGFPIAKIAARLAVGYTLDEILNDITGKTPACFEPTIDYVVTKIPRFAFEKFRGSPAILTTSMKSVGEAMAIGRCFEESFQKAMRSLEIGRSGWGCDRPEPEISEREIDRLLRTPSPERILWVRTAMLIGRSDDDLHRISGIDPWFLAKLRRLIDAEQQLLTGRALASLDAEELLQLKQLGFSDRQIAWATDSTELAVRDRRQTLGVNPVFKTVDTCAAEFASTTPYHYSTYERPLQKLNDAGELITMPPSNEVHSSGSGRRMMILGGGPNRIGQGIEFDYCCCHASFAAQEKGISTVMVNSNPETVSTDYDTSDSLYFEPLTLEDVLNVIEAEHPDGVVVQFGGQTPLKLAIPLLEWLDTDAGRATGTRIWGTSPESIDRAEDREQFEAILRTLEIRQPRNGLARSEEEARNVATRVGYPVVVRPSYVLGGRAMEVVFDEEELNRYMREAVQVEPDHPVLIDQYLENAVEVDVDALCDREGNVVIGGLMEHIEPAGIHSGDSACCLPSVSLGEEALAIIREWSRGLALALKVEGLINLQFAVQRDSEGREIVYIIEANPRASRTVPFVAKATGQPLARIATRLMAGETLAEVGLNHEPKPPLQTIKEAVLPFRRFPGADTVLGPEMRSTGEVMGSADSFGMAYAKAELGAGEALPTGGTVFLSTHDRDKQALIPVAARLIELGFSVIATSGTANALADAGLAVTSVLKVHEGRPNIEDLIRSKQVQLVINTPIGRQAAHDDKYLRRAALDYAVPTVTTLAGARAAVEAIAALQGQPTLSIHALQDVHS; from the coding sequence ATGCCCCGGCGGACAGATCTGCAACGCATCCTTCTGCTGGGATCAGGCCCGATCGTGATCGGCCAGGCCTGCGAGTTCGATTACTCCGGAACCCAGGCCTGCAAAGCTCTCCGCGCCGAGGGATACCAGGTGATCCTGGTCAATTCCAACCCGGCATCGATCATGACCGATCCGGAAATGGCGGATCGGACCTACATCGAGCCGCTCACCCCGGATCTCGTGACGCAGGTGATCGAACGGGAACGTCCCGACGCCCTGCTGCCGACCATGGGCGGGCAGACCGCCCTGAATCTGGCGGTGAGCCTGGCCGAGAACGGAACACTGGAGCGTTTCGGTGTCGAGCTGATCGGTGCCGATCTGCAGGCGATTCAGAAAGCCGAAGACCGCCTGCTGTTCAAGCAGGCGATGGAACGGATCGGCGTCAGGGTCTGTCCCTCCGGGATCGCCTCGTCCCTGGAGGAGGCGGAGGCCGTGGGTGCCGCCATCGGCAGTTTTCCCCGCATCATCCGTCCCGCCTTCACCCTGGGGGGCAGCGGCGGTGGGATCGCTTACAACCCGGAGGAATATGCGGCGATCTGCAAGAGCGGACTGGAGGCGAGCCCGGTTTCGCAGATCCTGATCGAGCAGTCCCTGCTGGGCTGGAAGGAATTCGAACTGGAGGTGATGCGCGATCTGGCCGACAACGTCGTGATCGTCTGCAGCATCGAAAACCTCGACCCGATGGGGGTTCACACCGGAGACTCGATCACGGTGGCCCCGGCCCAGACCCTGACGGATCGGGAATACCAGCGACTGCGCGACCAGTCGATCGCGATCATCCGCGAGATCGGGGTCGCCACCGGCGGCAGCAACATCCAGTTCGCCGTCAATCCCGTGAACGGCGATGTGGTGGTGATTGAAATGAACCCCAGGGTGAGCCGGTCCTCCGCCCTCGCCAGCAAGGCCACAGGCTTTCCGATCGCGAAGATCGCCGCTCGCCTCGCCGTTGGATACACCCTCGACGAGATCCTCAACGACATCACCGGCAAAACGCCGGCCTGCTTCGAGCCCACGATCGATTACGTGGTCACCAAGATCCCTCGCTTCGCCTTCGAGAAGTTCCGCGGAAGTCCGGCGATTCTCACCACGTCGATGAAATCGGTCGGGGAAGCGATGGCCATCGGACGCTGCTTCGAGGAGTCCTTTCAGAAGGCGATGCGATCTCTCGAGATCGGCCGGTCCGGCTGGGGCTGCGATCGACCGGAACCGGAGATCTCCGAGCGAGAGATCGACCGTCTGCTTCGGACCCCATCCCCGGAACGGATTCTCTGGGTTCGCACAGCGATGCTGATCGGACGCAGTGATGACGACCTGCACAGGATCAGCGGGATCGACCCCTGGTTCCTGGCGAAGCTGCGACGGCTGATTGATGCGGAGCAACAGCTGCTAACGGGACGTGCCTTGGCGAGCCTGGATGCGGAGGAGCTTCTCCAGCTCAAACAACTCGGCTTCTCCGACCGGCAGATCGCCTGGGCGACCGATTCCACGGAGTTGGCTGTTCGGGATCGGCGGCAGACCCTGGGGGTGAACCCGGTGTTCAAGACCGTCGACACCTGTGCCGCGGAATTCGCCTCGACGACGCCTTACCACTACTCCACCTACGAGAGGCCGCTGCAGAAGCTCAATGACGCCGGTGAGCTGATCACGATGCCCCCTTCGAATGAGGTGCACAGCTCCGGATCAGGTCGTCGAATGATGATCCTCGGAGGTGGACCGAACAGGATCGGCCAGGGCATCGAGTTCGACTACTGCTGCTGCCACGCCTCCTTCGCGGCCCAGGAGAAAGGAATCAGCACCGTGATGGTGAACAGCAACCCAGAGACGGTCTCCACCGACTACGACACCAGCGACAGCCTCTACTTCGAGCCGCTCACCCTGGAGGATGTGCTGAACGTGATCGAGGCGGAGCACCCCGATGGCGTGGTGGTGCAGTTCGGCGGTCAGACCCCGCTCAAACTGGCGATCCCCCTGCTTGAGTGGCTGGACACGGACGCGGGACGTGCCACCGGGACACGCATCTGGGGCACCTCACCGGAATCGATCGATCGCGCTGAAGACCGGGAACAGTTCGAGGCGATCCTCAGAACCCTGGAGATCCGCCAGCCGAGAAACGGCCTCGCCCGCAGTGAAGAGGAAGCCCGGAACGTCGCCACCAGGGTTGGGTACCCGGTGGTGGTCCGACCCTCCTATGTGCTGGGAGGGCGCGCCATGGAAGTGGTGTTCGACGAAGAGGAACTGAACCGCTACATGCGTGAAGCGGTTCAGGTGGAGCCCGATCACCCGGTGCTGATCGATCAGTACCTGGAAAACGCCGTGGAAGTGGATGTCGACGCACTCTGCGACAGGGAAGGCAACGTGGTGATCGGTGGCTTGATGGAGCACATCGAGCCGGCTGGCATCCACTCCGGGGATTCCGCCTGCTGCCTGCCCTCCGTTTCCCTCGGCGAAGAAGCCCTTGCGATCATTCGCGAGTGGAGCCGCGGGCTGGCCCTGGCACTCAAGGTGGAAGGACTGATCAACCTGCAGTTCGCCGTCCAGCGTGACAGCGAAGGACGGGAAATCGTCTACATCATCGAAGCCAACCCAAGAGCATCCCGCACGGTGCCGTTTGTCGCCAAGGCCACGGGGCAGCCACTGGCACGGATCGCCACACGCCTGATGGCGGGCGAAACCCTGGCCGAAGTCGGTTTGAATCATGAACCCAAGCCTCCCTTGCAGACCATCAAGGAAGCTGTGCTGCCGTTCCGACGCTTTCCCGGCGCGGACACGGTCCTGGGACCGGAGATGCGTTCCACCGGTGAAGTGATGGGTTCCGCCGACAGTTTCGGCATGGCGTACGCCAAGGCTGAGCTGGGGGCTGGTGAAGCCCTTCCAACCGGTGGAACCGTGTTTCTCTCAACCCATGACCGGGACAAACAGGCGCTGATCCCGGTCGCTGCCAGGTTGATCGAGCTCGGCTTCTCGGTGATCGCCACCTCCGGCACCGCCAACGCCCTCGCGGACGCCGGCCTGGCGGTGACATCCGTGCTCAAGGTGCACGAAGGGCGCCCGAACATCGAGGATCTGATTCGCTCGAAACAGGTGCAGCTCGTCATCAACACACCGATTGGCCGCCAAGCCGCGCACGATGACAAGTACCTGCGACGTGCCGCCCTTGATTACGCCGTGCCGACCGTGACAACGCTGGCAGGTGCACGGGCCGCCGTGGAAGCGATCGCGGCCCTTCAGGGCCAGCCCACGCTGAGCATCCATGCGTTGCAGGATGTCCACAGCTGA
- a CDS encoding Ig-like domain-containing protein has product MDAISQLSGSAAGWLVDEATEQSGEGASKLTAIAGMLTETATGGVFHIVGAGPVGLSVDDAESISESNPLHLGSLVFRVPAGTLDQSIDLDLRLEEVLITGSTQDQISATLTTTEVIDGVLTLQSQASTTDTTPPSVKLTHSTLTTSATAIVTAVLSEGSEDFSAADLIATGGEISDFNRISATEYTALFTPTPQSSVNGTVTIGAGAFSDAAGNLNTENELVTITVNTSIPWVSLTTTDDKLTAGETALIGATLSEVSEDFGEDDLDVSGGVLSDFTQVNELRYTALFTPAADSTSDGVISVAIGAFTDLEDNSNATASEISMDVETTVPSVVLTASGLGSDAMLTVGESATISAQLSERSLTFTEDDLIVSGGELSDFQAISTSLYTATFTPSVNSTTTGIVQVNAATFSDFAGNDNADDTTLSIPVETTEPFLVFTSSDDNLKAGETATITITLSEESPDFSQDSLLIQGGELSQLQASSATSYSGIFTPSAESTAEGLLSIAIGEFSDLAGNTNSADAEINLTVETTVPTISFSSSDDILTAGEKATIRATLSEPIATFSADDLRVSGGQISDFGKATSSFNKISDSEYSFNTVSDTEYTFVMTPTPDSTDDASVFLDANTLTDAAGNSNTASADIVMTVETTIPTVALSSSDPTLTIGESTILAAELSEPSFDFTLDDFNVSGGALTDFTVVNASQYTALFTPFSDTTTTASAVIEAGSFSDAAGNQNIQAESLMLTIDTIAPELTLSSYRSTLGIGESTQIRFTLSEPSSDFGLDDVSVSGGTLSALSGEGTTFEATFTPMVNVTTTATLKVLEERFSDTYGNGNLASDTIAIDVDTLIEAPPIPNRPRPRQLGHPELGTSAAINLSDLVTGTAQRQSAEDILTYLDDTVAGLFQGIAPSLEEADIDGDGQLHPFTDGMVLSLYATSAALDVSDSQQLIYVPGAWEDSLETGVPIVKSLLESSFGTFQNTAG; this is encoded by the coding sequence ATGGATGCCATCTCACAGCTGAGTGGTTCGGCTGCCGGCTGGCTTGTGGATGAAGCGACGGAACAGAGCGGAGAGGGTGCTTCCAAGCTCACCGCAATAGCGGGAATGCTGACGGAAACAGCGACGGGGGGGGTGTTCCACATCGTCGGCGCCGGTCCTGTGGGCCTGTCAGTGGATGATGCCGAGAGCATCAGTGAGTCCAATCCCCTCCATCTGGGCAGCCTCGTCTTCCGGGTACCGGCAGGAACCCTGGATCAGAGCATCGATCTGGATCTTCGGCTGGAAGAGGTCCTGATCACGGGATCGACGCAAGATCAGATCTCGGCGACTCTCACCACCACAGAGGTCATCGATGGTGTCCTCACATTGCAGAGCCAGGCCTCAACAACAGACACGACACCACCCAGCGTCAAGCTGACCCACTCCACGCTGACCACCTCGGCAACAGCCATCGTCACCGCCGTCCTGTCTGAAGGATCAGAGGATTTTTCTGCCGCAGACCTGATCGCCACCGGGGGCGAAATCAGCGATTTCAATCGGATCAGCGCAACGGAATACACGGCCCTGTTCACACCGACCCCCCAGAGCAGCGTCAATGGCACCGTGACCATCGGTGCCGGAGCGTTCTCCGATGCCGCGGGAAATCTGAACACAGAGAACGAGCTGGTCACGATCACGGTGAACACCTCGATCCCGTGGGTCTCGCTCACAACAACCGACGACAAACTGACGGCAGGAGAGACCGCCCTGATCGGCGCCACACTTTCGGAGGTCTCCGAGGATTTCGGGGAAGACGATCTCGATGTCAGCGGCGGGGTGCTCTCCGATTTCACTCAGGTGAACGAGCTTCGCTATACCGCGTTGTTCACACCGGCAGCGGACAGCACCAGCGATGGTGTGATTTCCGTTGCCATCGGGGCCTTCACCGATCTGGAGGACAACAGCAACGCCACGGCCTCCGAGATCTCCATGGACGTGGAGACCACCGTTCCTTCGGTCGTTTTGACGGCAAGTGGACTGGGATCCGATGCGATGCTCACCGTCGGGGAAAGCGCCACGATCTCCGCGCAACTGTCGGAACGTTCGCTCACCTTCACGGAAGACGACCTGATCGTGAGCGGCGGCGAGCTCAGCGACTTCCAGGCCATCAGCACCAGCCTCTACACCGCGACGTTCACCCCCTCCGTCAACAGCACGACCACCGGGATCGTGCAGGTGAATGCGGCAACGTTCTCCGACTTTGCAGGCAATGACAATGCCGACGACACAACCCTGTCCATCCCTGTTGAAACAACGGAGCCTTTTCTGGTCTTCACCAGCTCAGACGACAACCTGAAAGCTGGCGAAACCGCAACGATCACCATCACGCTCTCGGAGGAGTCTCCGGATTTTTCCCAGGACTCTCTGCTGATCCAGGGAGGAGAACTGTCCCAACTGCAAGCCAGCAGTGCCACGTCTTACTCCGGCATCTTCACACCATCCGCTGAAAGCACCGCCGAAGGCCTTCTCTCCATCGCCATCGGGGAATTTTCAGATCTTGCCGGAAACACCAATAGCGCGGATGCCGAGATCAATCTCACGGTGGAAACCACCGTGCCGACCATCTCCTTCAGCAGCAGCGATGACATTCTGACGGCGGGAGAGAAAGCCACGATCCGAGCAACCCTCTCAGAGCCGATCGCCACCTTTTCCGCAGACGACCTCCGCGTCAGCGGAGGTCAGATTTCAGATTTCGGTAAAGCCACGTCCAGCTTCAACAAGATCAGCGATTCGGAATACAGCTTCAACACCGTCAGTGACACGGAATACACCTTCGTCATGACGCCGACGCCGGACAGCACGGATGATGCCTCGGTCTTTCTGGATGCCAACACCCTCACGGATGCTGCTGGAAATTCCAACACCGCATCAGCCGACATTGTGATGACTGTGGAAACAACCATTCCAACTGTCGCGCTGAGCAGCAGCGATCCAACTCTGACGATCGGTGAATCAACAATCTTGGCGGCGGAACTCTCGGAACCTTCCTTTGATTTCACATTGGATGACTTCAACGTCAGTGGCGGTGCACTCACGGATTTCACCGTTGTGAATGCCTCGCAATACACAGCATTGTTTACCCCTTTCTCCGATACCACAACCACAGCTAGTGCTGTGATTGAAGCCGGCAGCTTTTCGGATGCCGCCGGAAATCAGAACATCCAAGCTGAGTCGCTGATGCTCACGATTGACACGATCGCACCGGAACTCACCCTCAGCAGCTACCGCTCAACCCTCGGCATCGGTGAAAGCACACAGATCCGGTTCACGCTGTCAGAACCCTCCAGTGATTTCGGACTCGATGATGTCTCTGTAAGCGGCGGAACCCTTTCAGCACTCTCCGGTGAAGGCACAACCTTTGAGGCCACCTTCACTCCCATGGTCAATGTCACGACAACAGCAACCTTGAAGGTGCTTGAAGAGAGATTCAGCGATACCTACGGCAATGGCAATCTTGCTTCAGACACGATTGCCATCGATGTGGACACCCTGATCGAGGCACCACCCATCCCCAACCGACCCCGACCCAGACAGTTGGGGCATCCAGAGCTGGGCACGTCCGCCGCCATCAATCTGTCTGATCTCGTGACAGGGACGGCCCAGAGACAATCCGCCGAGGACATCCTCACTTACCTCGACGACACCGTCGCCGGTCTTTTTCAAGGGATCGCGCCATCTCTCGAGGAAGCCGACATTGATGGCGATGGGCAGCTCCATCCCTTCACCGATGGCATGGTCCTCTCGCTCTATGCGACATCAGCCGCTCTCGATGTTTCTGATTCTCAGCAGCTCATCTACGTCCCCGGTGCCTGGGAAGACAGTCTCGAAACGGGTGTGCCCATCGTGAAGTCGCTACTGGAGTCATCCTTCGGAACATTCCAGAACACTGCAGGCTGA
- a CDS encoding DUF3386 domain-containing protein produces the protein MPGSDLKTAFQRCYENRYTWEPGFQGYRGRCLWLQGDRQVEGTFEVGADLKAQVQGIEDAEVLKAVNSQLWEVAIHRVRRSFEQTHGENTFTAGDTDAVGTEVIVGGKNEGDRYRIKDDVVTMVHRHIHGTVVTIFTTDVTDTGAGYLSHTYTSAYADPATGEARGARNRFTDTFTQLPDGGPWVLQERVIENDNDPDDGGQTFRFEDLQAL, from the coding sequence ATGCCTGGAAGTGATCTGAAAACCGCCTTCCAACGCTGCTACGAGAATCGTTACACCTGGGAGCCAGGCTTCCAGGGTTACCGCGGCCGCTGCCTCTGGTTGCAGGGGGATCGCCAGGTTGAAGGAACATTCGAAGTCGGAGCCGACCTGAAGGCCCAGGTGCAGGGGATCGAGGATGCTGAGGTGTTGAAAGCCGTGAATTCCCAACTCTGGGAAGTCGCCATCCATCGGGTGCGACGCAGCTTTGAGCAGACCCATGGTGAGAACACCTTCACCGCTGGCGACACCGATGCGGTGGGCACTGAGGTGATTGTGGGCGGCAAAAATGAAGGCGATCGTTATCGCATCAAGGACGACGTTGTGACGATGGTGCATCGACACATTCATGGAACGGTTGTGACGATCTTCACCACGGATGTCACAGACACGGGAGCCGGCTACCTCAGCCACACGTACACCAGTGCTTATGCCGACCCTGCCACCGGCGAGGCCCGCGGTGCGCGCAACAGGTTCACGGATACCTTCACCCAACTTCCCGACGGAGGCCCCTGGGTGCTGCAGGAGCGCGTGATCGAGAACGACAACGATCCCGATGATGGCGGCCAGACCTTCCGCTTCGAAGATCTTCAAGCGCTTTGA
- a CDS encoding sodium:alanine symporter family protein, whose product MELNGAIEAINSPINSFVWGPPTVTLIALTGIVLMVGLQFMPLQRLFYGVRMMLRPAAGLKEGEITPFQALMTSLSATIGTGNIAGVAGAIAVGGPGAVFWMWVIAVFGIATKYAEAVLAVQFRETDERGNHVGGPMYYIRNGLGERWSWLAGLFALFGMLAGFGIGNGVQAFEVSSALESAGVPRLLTGIVLGVLVFAVVIGGIRRIAQAASAIVPLMSVLYVGACLVVLALNAGAIPDALGTIFTNAFSGEAAAGGAFGQVVLMGFKRGIFSNEAGLGSAPIAHAAARTDDPVRQGTVAMLGTFIDTLVICTMTALVIITTKAYTVMDSAGERLSGATLSITAFNSGLPGSGVVVTVGLIVFAFTTILGWSFYGERCTSYLFGEAAVLPFRLFWVAMVVFASVAGTGGALWGVADTLNGLMALPNLVALLLLSGTVFRLSRSYNFRS is encoded by the coding sequence ATGGAATTGAACGGTGCCATTGAGGCCATCAACAGCCCGATTAATTCATTCGTCTGGGGGCCGCCAACGGTCACGCTGATCGCTCTCACCGGCATCGTGCTGATGGTGGGTCTGCAGTTCATGCCGCTGCAGCGGCTGTTCTACGGCGTCCGCATGATGCTGCGACCGGCGGCCGGTCTCAAGGAGGGCGAGATCACGCCGTTCCAGGCCCTGATGACGTCGCTGTCGGCGACCATCGGCACCGGAAACATCGCGGGTGTTGCCGGTGCCATCGCTGTGGGTGGACCCGGTGCGGTCTTCTGGATGTGGGTGATCGCCGTCTTCGGCATCGCCACGAAATACGCCGAAGCGGTTCTGGCGGTGCAGTTCCGTGAAACCGATGAGCGGGGAAATCATGTCGGCGGCCCGATGTATTACATCCGCAACGGCCTTGGTGAGCGATGGAGCTGGTTGGCCGGTCTGTTCGCCCTGTTCGGCATGCTGGCCGGATTCGGAATCGGCAACGGCGTCCAGGCCTTTGAAGTCTCTTCTGCCCTGGAAAGCGCCGGTGTTCCGAGATTGCTCACCGGCATCGTCCTGGGCGTGCTGGTCTTCGCCGTTGTTATTGGAGGCATCCGCAGGATCGCCCAGGCCGCTTCAGCCATCGTGCCGCTGATGTCTGTTCTCTACGTGGGAGCCTGCCTGGTGGTACTGGCCCTCAACGCCGGTGCGATTCCTGATGCCCTTGGCACGATCTTCACCAACGCCTTCAGCGGCGAAGCTGCCGCAGGCGGAGCCTTCGGGCAGGTGGTTCTGATGGGCTTCAAACGAGGCATCTTCTCCAATGAAGCCGGTCTGGGCAGTGCTCCGATCGCCCATGCCGCGGCCCGGACCGATGATCCCGTCCGTCAGGGAACGGTGGCCATGCTCGGCACCTTCATCGACACCCTGGTGATCTGCACCATGACAGCTCTGGTGATCATCACCACCAAGGCCTACACGGTGATGGACAGTGCCGGTGAACGGCTGAGCGGAGCGACCCTTTCGATCACGGCCTTCAACAGCGGCCTCCCCGGCAGCGGCGTCGTTGTCACCGTGGGACTGATCGTGTTCGCCTTCACCACGATCCTCGGCTGGAGCTTCTACGGAGAGCGCTGCACGAGTTATCTGTTCGGCGAAGCGGCTGTTCTGCCCTTCCGTCTGTTCTGGGTCGCTATGGTCGTGTTTGCGTCCGTGGCTGGAACCGGAGGAGCTCTCTGGGGTGTCGCCGACACCCTCAACGGTCTGATGGCTCTCCCGAATCTTGTGGCGCTGCTGCTGCTCAGCGGAACGGTGTTCCGCCTCTCCAGGTCCTACAACTTCAGGTCCTGA
- a CDS encoding DUF6447 family protein: MTDSAANNPNPVLTFEGKRYDLNTLPDDLKELVRGMQVADAQLRMHEDTLKVLAVGRQSLAMQLNEKLQNVTPLPEGQG; the protein is encoded by the coding sequence ATGACTGACTCCGCAGCGAACAATCCCAACCCCGTGCTCACCTTCGAGGGCAAGCGATACGACCTCAACACCCTCCCTGATGATCTGAAGGAACTGGTGCGGGGCATGCAGGTGGCTGACGCCCAGCTGCGCATGCATGAGGACACCCTCAAGGTGCTGGCGGTGGGACGACAGAGCCTTGCGATGCAGCTGAATGAAAAGCTCCAGAACGTCACGCCTCTGCCAGAGGGTCAGGGTTGA